The Candidatus Omnitrophota bacterium region TTCTGAACGGCCCGACAATGATCCAGTACAGCGTCTCGAAGAGCAGCTTAAGCACCTCCCGCGACTGCCTCACCACTCCCAGGATCGTCTTCCCTATCCGTTCAAAAAAATCCATCGCTCCCCCGTTTATTCAGGCAGGCCTGTCAGACAAAATTCGAGACGGCTTCGTTCTCGTCGGCCTTTATATCGAAAAGTTTGTCGAGCTTGGTTATCTCGAAAAGGCTCTTTACTTTGGAGGAGAGGTTGGAGAGGCGTATCTTGCCTCCGTACGCCCTCATGTTCTTCAGTATCTCCACCAGAGTGGCAAGGCCGGATGAATCGACGTATGTCACCTTGGAAAAATTGACCACGATCTTGAGCTCTTTCTTGGCTATCAATTTATCGAATGTCTTCTTGATATCCGGCGAGGTATTTATGTCAACTTCACCGGTCACCTGGCAGACCGTCATCCCGTTCTTGCTCTCCACCTTTATCGGCATATCTCAATCTCCTTCCGTTCTTATCCCCGGTCCGTGCTCACAGGTATTTTACCATCTTTATCTTGTTCCCGGTATCGTTATATTCCACCAGATCCATAAGTTTCTTTATGAGGAATACCCCCCTGCCGGAGTTCTTCATTATATTGTCGTCCGCCGTAGGGTCGGCGACATCGCCATGGATAAAACCGCCGCCTTCGTCCTCCACCTCTACGCTGAGTTTGTCGTCTTTGATCCAGTACGCCACCCGCACGAAACGGCTCTTGTCGCTCCTGTTCCCGTGTACGATGGCATTCCTGACGGCCTCCTCGACGCATAACCTGATATCGAAGAGGGTAT contains the following coding sequences:
- a CDS encoding ATP-binding protein, with amino-acid sequence MINLGQSVFLKNRTRKTVLKLPSSLEYIRKASSKVLKALSSLDVDGDTLFDIRLCVEEAVRNAIVHGNRSDKSRFVRVAYWIKDDKLSVEVEDEGGGFIHGDVADPTADDNIMKNSGRGVFLIKKLMDLVEYNDTGNKIKMVKYL
- a CDS encoding STAS domain-containing protein, which produces MPIKVESKNGMTVCQVTGEVDINTSPDIKKTFDKLIAKKELKIVVNFSKVTYVDSSGLATLVEILKNMRAYGGKIRLSNLSSKVKSLFEITKLDKLFDIKADENEAVSNFV